The proteins below come from a single Anguilla rostrata isolate EN2019 chromosome 3, ASM1855537v3, whole genome shotgun sequence genomic window:
- the LOC135250183 gene encoding rho guanine nucleotide exchange factor 6-like isoform X1, producing MPSCKSNRSLRRQSKSVEMSENGGGGGQLLVKARFNFKQNNEDELSFGKGDLICVTRQEDGGWWEGTVGGRTGWFPSNYVREVKPSEKPMSPRGLKGFELPQLTKNYYSVVVQDILEFEREFVKELQALLGCYLRPLQASDRLSSADSTSLMGNLEDVLTFQQGLCVALEECAKMPEGQQRLGGCYLNLLCQIRVLYLSYCSNHPSAVCVLTDHGEELDKFMDSQGTSGPGVLTLTSSLSRPFMRLDKYPTLLQELERHVEEAHPDYSDILKATTAFKNLASQCQDVRKRRNLELQIVSEPVRGWEGESIRSLGHVIYMSQVHMQSAASEDKEERYFLLFPGVLLMLSASPRMSGFIYQGRLPLTGMTVSRQIEDVDSAHFAFEISGSMIDRIMVFCSTQQELQEWLDHLHSLTKGGSPGGTISKNADSRHGSAAGTPSHQGYGSPATTRGPLEPPKTSKPWSLSCLRPAPPLKPSAALGCKERMSYILKDSSKSPRPIKKFLPKRKTERKPSDDDVLLRKSTAALEEDAQILKVIEAYCTGASFQQASTVARKEGTPQVLLPEEEKIIMEEMKSNGQTVIEEKSLVDAVYALKDEVHELKKENKRMRQCLEEEQKSRKELERVVRRLAKQKNDCTWEDGGH from the exons GAGATGTCGGAGAacggtggcggcggcgggcaGCTGCTGGTGAAGGCCCGCTTCAACTTCAAGCAGAACAACGAGGACGAGCTGTCCTTCGGCAAGGGCGACCTGATCTGCGTCACCCGCCAAGAGGACGGCGGCTGGTGGGAAGGCACCGTCGGCGGCCGCACCGGCTGGTTCCCTAGCAACTACGTCCGAGAGGTCAAGCCCTCTG AGAAGCCCATGTCTCCCAGAGGTCTGAAAGGGTTTGAGTTGCCCCAGCTGACTAAGAACTACTATAGTGTg GTGGTCCAGGACATTCTGGAGTTTGAGCGAGAGTTTGTGAAGGAACTGCAGGCCCTGCTGGGCTGCTAcctgcgccccctgcaggccagcgacag GCTATCCAGTGCAGACAGCACAAGCCTGATGGGGAACCTGGAAGACGTCCTGACATTTCAGCAAGGCCTCTGTGTGGCCTTAGAAGAGTGTGCGAA AATGCCAGAGGGACAGCAGCGTCTGGGTGGCTGTTACCTGAACCTGTTGTGTCAGATCAGGGTGCTGTACCTGTCGTACTGTTCCAACCAtccctctgctgtgtgtgtgctcactgaCCACGG TGAGGAGCTGGACAAGTTCATGGACAGCCAGGGGACCAGCGGCCCCGGGGTCCTGACCCTGACCAGCAGCCTCAGCAGGCCCTTCATGCGGCTGGACAAATACCCCACCCTGCTCCAGGAGCTGGAAAGACACGTGGAG GAAGCCCACCCAGACTATAGCGACATTTTGAAAGCCACAACGGCCTTTAAGAACTTGGCG tCTCAGTGCCAGGACGTGCGGAAGCGCAGGAACCTGGAGCTGCAGATCGTGTCGGAGCCGGTGCGaggctgggagggagagagcatcaGGTCTCTGGGTCACGTGATCTACATGTCCCAGGTGCACATGCAGAGTGCGGCCAGTGAG gatAAGGAGGAGCGCTACTTCTTGCTGTTTCCCGGTGTTCTGCTCATGCTGTCAGCCAGTCCTCGCATGAGTGGATTCATCTACCAG GGAAGGTTACCTCTGACGGGGATGACAGTGAGCAGACAGATAGAGGACGTGGACAGTGCGCACTTCGCCTTCGAGATCTCAG GTAGCATGATCGATCGCATCATGGTGTTCTGCAGCACCCAACAAGAGCTTCAGGAGTGGCTGGATCACCTGCACTCTCTCACCAAAGGAGGCAGCCCTGGGGGCACCATCAGTAAG AATGCTGACAGCAGACACGGAAGCGCCGCCGGCACCCCCAGCCACCAGGGGTACGGCTCTCCCGCCACAACGCGGGGACCCCTGGAGCCCCCGAAAACCAGCAAGCCCTGGTCCCTGAGCTGCCTGCGCCCCGCGCCGCCCCTCAAGCCCTCTGCCGCGCTGGGCTGCAAGGAG AGGATGTCTTATATCCTGAAG GACTCCAGTAAAAGCCCCAGGCCAATTAAGAAATTTCTTCCAAAACGAAAAACGGAAAGAAAGCCGTCAGACGATGACGTCCTCCTGAGGAAAA GCACAGCAGCCCTGGAGGAGGATGCCCAGATTCTGAAGGTCATTGAAGCCTACTGCACAGGGGCCAGCTTTCAACAGGCCAGCACAG TGGCACGGAAGGAGGGAACGCCACAGGTCCTTCTACCCGAGGAGGAGAAGATCATCATGGAAGAAATGAAGAGTAATGGGCAGACAGTCATCGAGGAAAA AAGCCTCGTGGATGCTGTGTATGCTTTAAAGGATGAAGTCCATGAGCTGAAGAAG GAGAATAAACGGATGAGGCAGTgtctggaggaggagcagaagtCCCGGAAGGAGCTGGAGCGAGTGGTCAGGAGGCTGGCCAAACAGAAGAACGACTGCACCTGGGAAGATGGCGGCcactga
- the LOC135250183 gene encoding rho guanine nucleotide exchange factor 6-like isoform X2, with the protein MPSCKSNRSLRRQSKSVEMSENGGGGGQLLVKARFNFKQNNEDELSFGKGDLICVTRQEDGGWWEGTVGGRTGWFPSNYVREVKPSEKPMSPRGLKGFELPQLTKNYYSVVVQDILEFEREFVKELQALLGCYLRPLQASDRLSSADSTSLMGNLEDVLTFQQGLCVALEECAKMPEGQQRLGGCYLNLLCQIRVLYLSYCSNHPSAVCVLTDHGEELDKFMDSQGTSGPGVLTLTSSLSRPFMRLDKYPTLLQELERHVEEAHPDYSDILKATTAFKNLASQCQDVRKRRNLELQIVSEPVRGWEGESIRSLGHVIYMSQVHMQSAASEDKEERYFLLFPGVLLMLSASPRMSGFIYQGRLPLTGMTVSRQIEDVDSAHFAFEISGSMIDRIMVFCSTQQELQEWLDHLHSLTKGGSPGGTISKNADSRHGSAAGTPSHQGYGSPATTRGPLEPPKTSKPWSLSCLRPAPPLKPSAALGCKEDSSKSPRPIKKFLPKRKTERKPSDDDVLLRKSTAALEEDAQILKVIEAYCTGASFQQASTVARKEGTPQVLLPEEEKIIMEEMKSNGQTVIEEKSLVDAVYALKDEVHELKKENKRMRQCLEEEQKSRKELERVVRRLAKQKNDCTWEDGGH; encoded by the exons GAGATGTCGGAGAacggtggcggcggcgggcaGCTGCTGGTGAAGGCCCGCTTCAACTTCAAGCAGAACAACGAGGACGAGCTGTCCTTCGGCAAGGGCGACCTGATCTGCGTCACCCGCCAAGAGGACGGCGGCTGGTGGGAAGGCACCGTCGGCGGCCGCACCGGCTGGTTCCCTAGCAACTACGTCCGAGAGGTCAAGCCCTCTG AGAAGCCCATGTCTCCCAGAGGTCTGAAAGGGTTTGAGTTGCCCCAGCTGACTAAGAACTACTATAGTGTg GTGGTCCAGGACATTCTGGAGTTTGAGCGAGAGTTTGTGAAGGAACTGCAGGCCCTGCTGGGCTGCTAcctgcgccccctgcaggccagcgacag GCTATCCAGTGCAGACAGCACAAGCCTGATGGGGAACCTGGAAGACGTCCTGACATTTCAGCAAGGCCTCTGTGTGGCCTTAGAAGAGTGTGCGAA AATGCCAGAGGGACAGCAGCGTCTGGGTGGCTGTTACCTGAACCTGTTGTGTCAGATCAGGGTGCTGTACCTGTCGTACTGTTCCAACCAtccctctgctgtgtgtgtgctcactgaCCACGG TGAGGAGCTGGACAAGTTCATGGACAGCCAGGGGACCAGCGGCCCCGGGGTCCTGACCCTGACCAGCAGCCTCAGCAGGCCCTTCATGCGGCTGGACAAATACCCCACCCTGCTCCAGGAGCTGGAAAGACACGTGGAG GAAGCCCACCCAGACTATAGCGACATTTTGAAAGCCACAACGGCCTTTAAGAACTTGGCG tCTCAGTGCCAGGACGTGCGGAAGCGCAGGAACCTGGAGCTGCAGATCGTGTCGGAGCCGGTGCGaggctgggagggagagagcatcaGGTCTCTGGGTCACGTGATCTACATGTCCCAGGTGCACATGCAGAGTGCGGCCAGTGAG gatAAGGAGGAGCGCTACTTCTTGCTGTTTCCCGGTGTTCTGCTCATGCTGTCAGCCAGTCCTCGCATGAGTGGATTCATCTACCAG GGAAGGTTACCTCTGACGGGGATGACAGTGAGCAGACAGATAGAGGACGTGGACAGTGCGCACTTCGCCTTCGAGATCTCAG GTAGCATGATCGATCGCATCATGGTGTTCTGCAGCACCCAACAAGAGCTTCAGGAGTGGCTGGATCACCTGCACTCTCTCACCAAAGGAGGCAGCCCTGGGGGCACCATCAGTAAG AATGCTGACAGCAGACACGGAAGCGCCGCCGGCACCCCCAGCCACCAGGGGTACGGCTCTCCCGCCACAACGCGGGGACCCCTGGAGCCCCCGAAAACCAGCAAGCCCTGGTCCCTGAGCTGCCTGCGCCCCGCGCCGCCCCTCAAGCCCTCTGCCGCGCTGGGCTGCAAGGAG GACTCCAGTAAAAGCCCCAGGCCAATTAAGAAATTTCTTCCAAAACGAAAAACGGAAAGAAAGCCGTCAGACGATGACGTCCTCCTGAGGAAAA GCACAGCAGCCCTGGAGGAGGATGCCCAGATTCTGAAGGTCATTGAAGCCTACTGCACAGGGGCCAGCTTTCAACAGGCCAGCACAG TGGCACGGAAGGAGGGAACGCCACAGGTCCTTCTACCCGAGGAGGAGAAGATCATCATGGAAGAAATGAAGAGTAATGGGCAGACAGTCATCGAGGAAAA AAGCCTCGTGGATGCTGTGTATGCTTTAAAGGATGAAGTCCATGAGCTGAAGAAG GAGAATAAACGGATGAGGCAGTgtctggaggaggagcagaagtCCCGGAAGGAGCTGGAGCGAGTGGTCAGGAGGCTGGCCAAACAGAAGAACGACTGCACCTGGGAAGATGGCGGCcactga